gcatttagaatagccagagcgtgtatatctcaatctgaaaattaaacaatatcgggtgcctatggactaggctgggtgagcgacgcatttcatcaaggcccatttggacatgtcagttatttgcaccactggttagatgtaaaacagcatttcgtttcagactaggctactgttacttaatttgtgcattaacaataacgtttcagactactgttacttaatttgtgcattgacaataaagtattacatgaactaaagatgactaaaatcttatgtagaagaagaaacattcacaaaaaatccatccatccaaaaatgacctttgtttttgatagctgttgaaaacggcatggaactgacagagatgtttttgtttataaatacataaaaataaataaataaataaataaataacattatgctgataccttttgcttttcccaaatacaatgcctacaggtgtaagtgacctttcatcaatccagttgcaatggatgaactgtgatgaactgccctacttgtgattgtttagagattttaaaggttttataacaatgctacatcttctttggctattctacaatctattcaccttttcagcaccagtagactactttctgtgcagccgcacacacacactcaggcatgccaaacaagcatacacaaaagtttcaagagtgggggatggagtaaaatatggagacaaattgaagtgtgatttattttcgcggaatggatgtacaggactgagcggcggtcatattttgtaccgctatgcggtacatctagttctacttattgtatgaggtaactgctaatacactgcacatatttatatttaattcatattactctaaaccaccttctgtaaatcaactgtatactactgtctacattgcactatatttcttgacctgtctctgtatatttcatcacctttctataatTATGACCGCAGCGCAGcgaaggtttagtcagatttttttttttttgtttttcttttttttttttttcgcatgcccaaatttccgtcaatgagtcccaggacactgaaagaccggggtacacgaaacttggtgggcatgtaaccccacatggatagcatggaaccatcgtttttcgttttgatctgtaactcccccgcttgactggaccccccgaaaagagggtagggcagacacagttttctgtgaatatctcgaaaaccgtggggtttaggaggaccattttttttttttgtatgttgatctcaaggggccatgtcaacccattccataaccactcatttcatgtatagcgccacctagttaaacacaaaaaagtaaaaatgaggtgttgtaattgaaggtatctgtgacctaacatagtcaaaactgcacgaaattgaaagtgtatgatcattatgacaccctctgtatgcacgccaagttttgtggaattccgttcatggggggccacacaataaattaatttatgttactatactccaactggcctgtaggtggccggagacagttttctgtgaatatctcgagaaccgtagggcctaggaggtccatcttttttatgtatgttggtcttaagggggcatgtcaacccatcccattaccacttatttcatgtatagccacctagttaaaaattaaaaagcaaataatttggtgttttcatcacaatatctctggctgacaaggtcaaaactgcacgaaattaaaagtgtaggatcattatgacaccctccgaatgcatgcccagttttgtgtactttcgttcatggggggccttacaataaaataatttatgtgtacatttagtgacgtacaccaacaaggattcccgggacactgaaagaccggggtacacgaaacttggtgggcatgtacccccacatggatagcatggaaccgtcatttttcattttgatctgtagcccccccgctggactggaccccccgaaaggagggtagggcagacacagttctctgtgaatatcttgagaactgtagggcctaggatgaccattttttcccgtatgtttgcctccaggggtcatgttaacccatttcatgtgcacacatgtgcacacacacacacatacattcacagtaatgtcacaggcacaaacacaagcacgcacacacacacacacataacataaacataacacaaacaatcaagaatttctcagaattataaacaggcaagatggaggtggggttgtataaaatgaattttacatgtgaaatctgtgaactaatcatgttttggtacttgttgtctagcagataccagtgagaattgagtgtggataatgcaatttagtgagacagttagaatcatataggcctttcagcgtgatttctttttgtggaaaaaatgtgctggactgggcggcggtcatattttgtaccgctctgcggtacatctagtttgcatcacattgaatgcatactgtacatgaatcacagctaagatctttggttgctatgaaggccagtcgttctaaatggatggttgctatggccaaaggccagttctatctctgccgttgtcaagcgggcatatcctaaccttatcttatttaaagcatctctattttacttactTCCATACAgcgagtcccattaagaagtggccacttcattcacacTTACCGTGAtccacgcagcaacattattaaattaatctgtcaccatatgcctatgccaacgtttgcaaggagaacattttaatttgattcacaatgaaacgttacatttaatgtacatgttgacaatgagtaggctagttttggttgttgttggtggggttactgcatcccttagttatgcctacaatgcaaaattgttcccacGCGATTGTTAGCTCCTGCAGACGcattttcaaaacatcgcgatgtgaaatgccaccacaaaaaattgttcggtcttagtgagttaggagtcttcgcgacttcttttaagctgtcacagactcaggcgctacttttagggctaaaatgcttcctgaattactcttagaaaaaaaaaaataggagtcctaaagttacgagtacaagcatctcatatcaaatgaccatggcatcacgctaagcaacataaatctcatacagcaacatctcctccctagcttctagccacacaagaaatgaataatgttaaatctctgcttagcatgcttctccgcttagcattctaataacagaaggggcacatttatgttgaccactacaataTGACTCATTATATctgtaactgtataaaacacttactttcataaagcacacacaccatccagcacatacacatggaaactgatattttaggtacttggccacaaactcaaaaagctctgttctagaatattTGCTCTGTTGTTCCCAGAGTTGCTAggcaacaacaaataaacaaaatgacaGTCTTTGATACCAATGGTATCAAAAGTGTACgagtgattacgaatggatgtgtatggtttgcaattagaatacacaagaaataacatttccaataatttcccatgataaatgaCCAAGCTCACCAAGCTCACTAATGCCACCTTATTTagtaaaatgtaatacaacgttgccacctagcgttcagatgtatttaacattaacgtgacattgcttgcttattctttcgtcaactccatgcttttaggaaaacaatctttttatcatagttccctcttcaatgagcgattaccagctcgtttttgtaacagagataactgtttattgtccctaggtttacagaaacacctattcatattaatacgtagcctatggagtgctgccgaccactgttcattacggcccagaatgccttgcatgtctttacaacaaaacaacacagtaaaacctaaatgcccgcaaacatatgcatttgcatacttgtaacattttttaataatactctcctatcatgatatttaacaataacgaaaaattttatttgaataccgtcaatgtgaaaacaactctctGTTCTCCtgctatttcagttcgtaagtccatactatcccatggcagagcaaggattccATGAGTGGGCAAAGTTGCTCGGAGACATTATGGCTGTCCAGAGGCATtgagcatacttggaaggcattgtgatagaaggtgaatggtgaGAATTACTAAATACCAGTGGGTGGTTTGcaaaatgatggaaacttttggaatatttcttttttttttagcttatgcaccctcacattggagtccccagttcatatacaaaatttggtatcgatatgtgacagtgttcctgagatatggacgacttcttgtttcggagcttcgccgccgattcgtttggctgtgacgggcaaacgctttcgaaaatcaaaaatccttccggtaacttttgtgaggcttggtccaaggataatgtacttcaagtttcgtggcgttcggaccaaatttgtgacctgtgaaaatttagtttcgctttctgttcaatccaatatcgcggacgaacgacacgcccacctgacgtcatcttcgcgaccactttacaccggtactgaccggacgttttaaagttggaacggtgtctctgtctcaaagggcctaggcgctagagctgacaaaaaattagggagacgggaaaaataaaacttaagaagaacaataagtgtgctgctttgcagcaagcacacttaataaaacttaagaagaacaataagtgtgctgctttgcaagcacacttaataaaacttaagaaatataaccgcaagtgGTGAttaacggggtccgagcaaaatgaacatgatgcagcatagctttttagtttacgtatgctttgattgtttgggcccaattgttcaaagaAACTTgattggatttcggttatcggattttaGTTActggatttcggctatcggatttcaaatcttgaaaatgggttgttcaaagggaaacaaggattctgaaattggattagatcacaatctattcttggttttgatctggataaaaccttcactttgtgttgttcaaaacttttgagttggattggaatacaTTTGATCCAATTTGAGCAATACATTTGATCCAATTTgagttctgtgttggagtcaataaggtgaacagcctataattatacagttatacttgctttgcacgacaagtcctgactagtagctgtaacgttatagtgtgctaacctccacaacccaacagtattctattctagtatgctaacctccacaacccaactgaaggaactgtagggggcgatgtgggttgaggtagtgtgagtgtgtggcgagcaggcagagcctcggtcagaaggctcaatggtatggagtgatgacacggagatggcagatttcggtgcaacacaagtgaactttatttaagtttcaattcatctgttcttttgttctttacttgtatgtgtgctgcatcaaaaaggaaacaaacagaaaatggagtaatcagtgaaatggggtaaatcagtacagatcccaactcacaacaataaactgaaatcatatggctatataaggtacaactaaacaatacttgacatcccaagtcaaccaacatcatcttatctctcacatgggactcccaacacaccaaaccaacaaacaaagaccttaactttacacaggatggcagagctactctacaaactgataaacacaaaagtcatagtgagggtcattaaagtgatgacacgttaactcaaagacgcacacaaagcaggacacactggagtgctgggttaagatgaacaaaagagtgaactgagggcgagcaaacaatttatcctggtctgagcccctgctccggagctacagggtttcccagcaggtaaactgggcatggttaggtggcagagccaaacaatcctgcaatttctccacagcactttcacctcaaggactttgtgcagatttaaagaagccctatgcaacaattttagcaaaaatgaccttaattatgcaggttgagagtcgttctgatggttctacaatactttttgggtcgtttggtgggtgcttcgtctccctctATCGCTTCTCcacggaaaaaacgaatatgcaactttctgaacccggaccgggtaaatccggatgtaactcagcggaagtatccaatcacgcctcgaaaatgtagtcagattgtagtttaaaaagaagactgcaaaatggatgccgacttggctttgttgctgttgaaattgtaagtagcctgcccttgggtgaacttcgtttttgtaatgtggtttgatagtctcttgaacaatgtgtttgctagaccgttttattgtgagccctgtatgtgtttagcttggtttctttaaggctagcttgctagctagtgggggtttagcgtagcagtgcctgctaccgaagctgcagggggagctatgtcgtgaaaaatatgataccaaatcaggcgaaaacccagaaacagcgaaggaataaccagacctgcatagggcttctttaagtgAACATTCGAAAATGAgaaacaatataataataataaatatatatatatatatatctatccaAGAGTGAAAGATCAAGAATCACCgcacactatatatatatatataaacttagGGAGTCTTTtcaccaacagtattctaacagtactctattctagtgtgctaatctcTACCACCCAATAGTATTCACAACAATACttgattctacaggactatttaTTTGtcgtggataagatgaagggtttgataatggaaggcagtgtttcccacagaattgaattgtatttgtggtggtaggtgaaggggggggggggggtgggtttctgtgttggagtcaataagataaacagcctataattatacagttatactttccttgcactacaagtccatatttacaagtagctgtaatgttatagtgtgctaacctccacaacccaacagcattctattctagtatgctaacctccacaaccaaacagcatttgaacactaatgcttcaagtgggatttgaactctcaagctaaggatcaccagtacaaggcattatcccactgagccactgacaatcatacacattgggcagtcacattcacatggtgaaaatgcgtgttggtaaacacacaagaaaaactcccaagtatacatttgacaataaaatgaaggcctttcctgaaagagtacacctgaaaactttttgaaattctggggcaattagacattctATTTTGGGACAATTAGGCATTCTGCTCGCACACTTAATTATAGCCTGTGAACGTGAGACAGATTGTGTTAGCACCATGCTGGCATGACATACTAAAGCAAGATAGTATACAAATCACATCATCTTTATGTCAAATTCTGAGTCGATGAGCATCAACAGAAATTGAATAAATTATAAATGTTTTGAAAGGAATGTGAAgaatgtgagtgtatgtctgtgtataagAGATAGAGGACCAACTAGCCTGCTgatttgcattctgattaatgAGGCAAACAAAACAACGGAAAGAGATCAGAAATAGAGACAAATATCTTCTAATGATCAGAAACTATTGTGAAACATAGTGACTGATTTTACTCACAGCATTTCTCCACACATTTGTGATGCATTTGATTTTTATAGTTGTATGAGTAAGTGGTGAGAACAAGACAAGAACTAGCTGAGCTCAAAATGTCCACTGAAAGCTCTTGAAGAGgtagttttcatttaattttGGCGATGGGAGTTCTTTGGTGTGCGAGGGTCTAGCCTGTGCGAGGGTCAAGCCTTCAGTAAGTGATCAATGCCTTCAGAAAGGCTCGTAATCTTCTGTGTCCAAAAGCAAGGACAATGGGGGACAGTGCAATGAAGAGGCTACTGGCAAAGCGAGCAATGATCAACAGAAAATTTGTAGATGAGCCACGGTTGTAATTGAAGTAGTTTACGGAGATGATATTGGTACCCCAGGAGGAGATGAACAGAATGATCAGAGCCAGaatcacctgagagagagacagagatgttgTTAATGACCAAATTACCATATAATTATGAAAGGAATTGTCATCTACATGTACTTCCATTTACATTTCATAgtatgtaatataaaaaaaaaaaaaattgaatgtCCGCTCCCGTTTtgctttatcttttatttcaccAAGTGAACGTTTACGAGCTACACGCTCTTCATCAGAGTTGAATCAAGATAGACACACGTCATACTTATTAGGTAGAAAGGGTCACATGATACATCAATCAAGTTCTAATTGGAAGGCACACCCACTGCAGAGAGGTGCATCCTAGGGTACCAAcagacatccacaaatatttttCACCATACTACACCAGTCTCTAccaaatatacaaaaatatacagaaaatatatacatacacacatatatacatacatacaaacataagtACATATTTTGAAGTTCTTTCTAAAACACGTCTTAGAGTGTACAAAGAAGTCTATTCAGAGTACTTGACATAGCATCAGGCCCTATGGCCATCATAATTTCAAGTAAGCATGATAAGGTGTCTATATAATCACAAGGTTACTATTTTTATCCAGGAGACTACAATACAGCATCATGTTAAAAACTTTTGCTACAGTCTTTACTCACTTCTAAAGGGCAAACAGAAGAACACCAAACAGAAGTACCATTATTTAAAGATTTTCAGTTAGCAACCACATAGTCATTAAAGTAGTTACAGGAACGGTCTGATATTGAAGTCCTCATTTAGTGTGTAATATATCACTAAAATGTAAACACAATTAATGTAAATATATACAACTGAGTAAAGAACTGTACTAATTGAATTATTCCCTAAAATCCAGGCTATACCAGCACAGTTTCTGTATGTTACCTTGGCAGCGCGTCTCTCAGCGCGCACTCTCCTGATGACGGGGGCATCTGGGCTCCTCTGCGTGTGAAGGATAGGGCTCTGGTGGGCATAGAGCGTCAGCAGCGAGCCCAGGTTGGTGAAGCTCATCAGGATGATGGGGAGAATCTCATGGATCACCATGGAGGTTGTGACAAAGGCCAGGCCACTGTAGGAGCTGGGGAAGTTCCACATACAGCCCAGCAGGGAGCGTGTGGTGGTGCTCACAAACATTAAAGTCTATAAGCGATTGGAAGCAAACGCAAACGTTTATTTGGTGTTTACTTTGATTTATAGAGAAATATTGGAATATTATTCATCTTTCTCTCATTAAAGAACCCAAAAGACCTTTGTGGAGTACTTGTCATGGTTCAGATATTTAGAATACTTAACAGTGTGACCTATGTTCTTCAGTTTAGTACCCATTCAGATGGGTAAATACAGTATAACATCCCAAGACCATAACCTTACAATGTACAATAGCTGATAACATATCATTTTCCATACTCATTTGTAACAAATCCTTCTGCATTGCTATTGTGATCGAATCAGAATTAATTGTACTGTTCATGTTACTTCCCTCAGGGCTGCGCTTTAAGAAAAAGATCTACATGCTCTTTCATCCCAAATGCAATTACTATGGTtaatgaactatggaaaaataAACACTGGAGTGTAGTTTGGTTAGCTATGTACTGCATATGTGCCCAGCTAGGTCTGGGAGAAGAAGGGGGAGGCAGGATGGGGGGTCTGGGGGAAGAAGCATTATAGGAGGGGCTggagcactctgtgtgtgtgtgtgtgtgtgtgtgtgtgtgtgtgtgtgtatcagggttgtgcacaattcaaattgcaattctgcttcctgatTGCTACCTcgattgaaatgcaagtgaaattcaagaattgaattcaaatttaagagccagtttcaattcaattctggaattttgcacaagcctggtgtgtataagagagagagagagagagagagagagagagaatatgcaaTCGACATCTATTTTGTGAGGTATTTATCCCATGGATATGTTGTGTTTATTGAATTGTGTCTATACTATATATTGTATGTACTGTCTATTTTATTGGTGGGACCGAAGGCAATATTTGTGCCTGATATGACAATAAAGTCTATACTATTATATTCTATTGTTCTATTATTTTAGGTTCAGTGCAAAAGTACATCCAGCATCAGGAAGACTATCACCAAAACAAGCACTCATGTTTTACTGATTAAGAGACCACATCTTCTGGCCCTGTACTGCACATCTtcagctctgtgtgtggtgtgggtgtgggggacACAATATACACTGGGCACATACCTCTGTTGAGTTCCTGCCCCCACTGGTTGAGAAGATATATGCAGGGATGGCATACAGCAGGTTGATGACCCAAATGATGGCAAAGACAGCAAACACAAATTTGGGCGGGCCTCTGTTGACCGAGATGGGAGTGATGCGCCGGAGAGTCTGGAAATGGAAAGCGCTGAGGAAGAAGGTGGACCACACGTTCACGGAGCGTATCCACACCCACAGGCCCATGAGGAACTTGCACCATTCTCTGGATGAGTACAGCTAGCATCatcaggaaagagagaggccagAGAGATCTTATCAATAGAATAGAAAAGAGAGCAAGAAGCATTTGCATTCATAATCCAGTGACATAATACAGAAACTTTTGCAACAGCGCAGGCAGTACTGCATTAGAACAAAAAACTCAAGCATGCGTAGCCTACAACCATGAGATTGCATATGTTCAATTGGTGGGACTGACTTAAAAACACCAAGAAATATTGAATGATGTTGTGAATGATTGTTGAAATTTGTAGAATGGATCTAATCAGTTTATGATGCATCATAATCTCAAAGTTATCCTTTATTATCTTTAAAGAAACAGGCCTACTTTTGAAAAGTATCATATAATCTAAGCATGTGTCCCTTCTGTTACAACTTAAACTAAATAATGTCCCACGAGTAGGCAAGAAACAGGCTCACAAGCCCTTTAGAAGAAGTTCTGACACCCCCGCTCATCCATTTCACTGATCTTCTCCACGGCCCAGAGGCAGGGATGTCAAAGTAGGGCAGTCAGTTCATGAACTAATAGTGAGCCATTATAAAATAACCACCTCAGAGCAGTGAAAATCATGTCATCCCTGTGATCTTCCCTAACACACATCTCCTTTCTTACCCAGTTCACCATGTCAGAAGGCACGCTACACAAAAATGCAATGATTATTCTATCATTAATCTATGTCTTGGCTCTGAGTAAAGGCACTTATAACTTTTACCAATCAGCCTCATCCCACCTACCTCAACTCCCTGATCTGATATGACCAACAGGGTGTTCCTCGTGATGGACACCATGAGGTTGGAGAAGGCCATGTTCACCAGGATCATGTCCGAACTGCGACCTCCACCTTGGTCCCTGATAACACCCTTGCCAATCACACCAATGATCATTGCATTTCCCAGGATCCCAATCACAACCAGTATTAGGTATAACGTTGCCTGAATGTTTGACATCCGGATCTGGAGACCCATACCAATGGGCTTCGCGGTCGCTTGTATTTCCTCCATGGCCCAAACTGGTGGGGCTTCTTTTTGAGACTCAGAAAAGGCTGTCTTAATGTCATCTATTATACATTGAGGTCAATAATGGTCATCTGGACCTCTGTTTCCTCTTAAGGACCAATAAAGTGAAGTTCATTCAGTCCTGTCCAAACGTATCCTGCTTGCTCAATCCCATTAAAATTATGGCCATGCCATTGAAGTCAGTCCAGAAAAACAACGTGTGCACCAACCAGGTCTTCTGCCATATAAACTGGTGCAACCTCCTCCTTATAAGAGGATGCAACATATCACCATGGTAACCACATCCAGGAGACTCATGGGGTTGATGCAGAAGAGATATTTCCCCCAGGTGATCAATCCGACTCCCCGAGTTTAACTCGGTCTGCTGACAGGTAAGGGTAACCTAGTTCCTTTGAAAGAAACACTGTcgctttagccatgtgaaagttAAGCAGGCATGTCTATCCCAACACCCCAGTTGCCATCTTAATTATGTACACCAGGTATTAATACAGTAACACTGGGTCCTTCTACAATAGATTTAAACTAAAGATTGCAAGCCTACATTCTCTTGTTTTTCATAATCCTAAATTTAAAGATGTGGGTCTACTAATATTAATTAAGTTATATCCTCACACAATTTGATTCTGAAAGCACTATTGTGGACAACAATGCTTGATACAAATCAGTCTCTGATTTCACCATTCTTATCCCAATatcattattttcattataaTTTGAGGCAATACATTTTCCAACCAAAAATCCTTTAATGGTCACACTACTATAGGTTACTTCATTCTTGATGTCTAAACTAAATCCTAATAtcatttaaaatatgtaaattCAGTTGTTGACCAACAGTCTTTTCTTTCTGATTTAGCACTGAACCTATAGGTAAGCAGTATTACACAGCTGTCTCGAAGGCACACAGGACAGTAATTAATAACAGCATGGTCATGTCAAAAAGTGCACCGTTGGCAGCTACCGCTATTCATTAAATCTGTCTCAGCCCTGGGGGAGGTTGTGGAGAGGCGACCACAATCTTTGGGCTCACTTTCCTAACAGAGATGaagtgtttttaaaagtcagatttATCTCTACACATCTTTTCACTtagatttttttctctcatatTTGTTGACCTGATTTGTGGCACAGGCACATTGTGGCAATTGTATAGATTTGCTTGTGTGGACGAATTCGAGCTGGCCGATGTGTTGTTAGGCCattcagtggcgcaaaaagtgggtatgcgctatatgcggataggcctacgagtagtCAGTggccgtctatggaaaaagatggatacagcaaaaaaccTGTTGgtggctaaaaatagaaaaagaaagagggaaaaggag
Above is a genomic segment from Alosa sapidissima isolate fAloSap1 chromosome 4, fAloSap1.pri, whole genome shotgun sequence containing:
- the LOC121707410 gene encoding olfactory receptor class A-like protein 4, which encodes MEEIQATAKPIGMGLQIRMSNIQATLYLILVVIGILGNAMIIGVIGKGVIRDQGGGRSSDMILVNMAFSNLMVSITRNTLLVISDQGVELYSSREWCKFLMGLWVWIRSVNVWSTFFLSAFHFQTLRRITPISVNRGPPKFVFAVFAIIWVINLLYAIPAYIFSTSGGRNSTETLMFVSTTTRSLLGCMWNFPSSYSGLAFVTTSMVIHEILPIILMSFTNLGSLLTLYAHQSPILHTQRSPDAPVIRRVRAERRAAKVILALIILFISSWGTNIISVNYFNYNRGSSTNFLLIIARFASSLFIALSPIVLAFGHRRLRAFLKALITY